CCGAAAGGGGCGGAGATATTCATAGTACGCCCAGAGTCCACCTGAAAAACAAAGGGCCAACAGTACAACAGAGGATAAATATTTCTTGAACATCGTTAATCTTCATCCATATAGAATGTCAGTAGAAATTACGGGGTACCAGTCGGCTCACCCTCTGCAGGCACATAGATCACACGCCCGTCTGGTAACTGGTAAGCCTGTCCCAGCAGTTGACCTTTGCCCGCTCCCTTCGATTGGGAGGCCTCATACTGTTTAATTTCCTGCCCCTCTTTGACGATGATTTCCATCTCAGGTGTGCCTGGATCTGTGATGATGGTGTAATCCTTATCCTTGAGCAGGGCCGGGACCTGCAGATAGGAAATCAACGAGACCATCAGGGCTACCGCGAAAACCATGGCGACATCAAAGAGGTTGGCCAGTGCTGCCAACGGGTCATCCTCTGTGTCGTCTGCCAGCCGGGAAGATGTTCCTTTTCGCAGGGTACGAAACTGCTGCAGTCGGTTCCCCTGTTGTGACTGATTCGTGGAGAATGGATGACTCTGATCAGACATGGATACGGTCTCCTGCGTCTCGAGCCGGGGTGTTGATCGACTCTTCTTCCTGTTGCTGTTGATATTCAGAAGGCTCTGGCAGTCCGCAGAGTCGTTCTGCAGCAAAATTGAGTAAAGAGAGATCAGCCTGGTACCAGTGTTTGTGGATCGTCACCAGGTAACCAGCGAGCATGCCGACGAACAGACCGAGTACGGTGGTTGAGAAGGCAATGACCAGATTATTGCTCATCGTCTGAATATCACCGACCGCCAGGCCAACCAGTGCTGGTCCGAGTGGAATTAAGGTTCCCATCAGACCCAGACTGGGGCCCAGTTTCACCATTCCTCGAAGCAGGTCAACTTTCCGTTGCCAGTGCATTTCAGATTGGGAAATACTGTAAGCGATCCGCGGTAGATCATCTCCTGCATTACGAATCTGTTGCAACGTCCTGAGAAATACCTCATTACCAGAGGTTTCAGGCCATTCTGCCTGGTTTTGTTGGATGGCCAGCTCGACCGTCTGACGCTGCTCGCGATGTTGATTGCGACTCAGAA
This sequence is a window from Gimesia sp.. Protein-coding genes within it:
- a CDS encoding MotA/TolQ/ExbB proton channel family protein; the encoded protein is MNQITHVFYILSNALLIPVMLLLLFSLIRVLTQCGRTLQEFLSRNQHREQRQTVELAIQQNQAEWPETSGNEVFLRTLQQIRNAGDDLPRIAYSISQSEMHWQRKVDLLRGMVKLGPSLGLMGTLIPLGPALVGLAVGDIQTMSNNLVIAFSTTVLGLFVGMLAGYLVTIHKHWYQADLSLLNFAAERLCGLPEPSEYQQQQEEESINTPARDAGDRIHV
- a CDS encoding DUF2149 domain-containing protein, whose translation is MSDQSHPFSTNQSQQGNRLQQFRTLRKGTSSRLADDTEDDPLAALANLFDVAMVFAVALMVSLISYLQVPALLKDKDYTIITDPGTPEMEIIVKEGQEIKQYEASQSKGAGKGQLLGQAYQLPDGRVIYVPAEGEPTGTP